A segment of the Salmo trutta chromosome 3, fSalTru1.1, whole genome shotgun sequence genome:
tgttgttaataaaaaaaaaataggacTTAAGGTCAGGGTTTAGGGTAGCGACGTCCCAAAGATCCCGAAATTGCACTAACCCTAGATTTGAAAGAACCTTATTTCTATTGTGAAACTAGTGTCATATGTCGGTCGTAATGTTTATAAATATGTAATAAGTAAGGTCCTCACTCCGATATAGCTTCTTTTCTGTGACAGATTAGTCACTGGAGTGGCTGAAACGACTATTGTCGCTTGGTCAGCTTGACATTATAATAATGTTGCCAGACTGTATCATCATACAGTGGTAACCTGGCCCTATAGTCTATTCTCAGGCAGTGGGTCAGCTTGTACTGACCACATGATGTGACAGTTCAGTTCAGCCCCCTTCAGTCTCATTGACTTCTGTAGGCCTGTGCTTTAAAAGGCTGAAGTAAAGATAAAGCAAGAAACGTGATTGGTTTAGGCCTAAATTATTCCACTAttcacaatcaaatcaaatttgattggtcacatgcgccaaatacaacagtgaaatgcttacctatgacattcccaacagtgcagagttaaaaagtaagacaaatatttgctaaAGGAAAAGGTAACACAATataaacaataacgaggctataaacaaagtgtaccagtaccgagtcaatgtgcaggggtacgaggtagttgaggtaatacagtatgtggatgtaggtaggggtaaaagtgactaggcaatcaggatatataataaacagagtagcagctgtgtgtgtgtgttagagtgtcagtgtagtatgtgtgagtatgTGGGTAGACTTTGCAAGCACCTGTTAAGATTCTAGAATGTCCCAGTATCATGGTTTTAATGAACATGAACTCATTATTCTGGATCAGCACTTGCAGGTAATACTTCCACATGAGTGACATTTTTGCCTTTATATACCCCATCTTTGCTTAGGGGTTAACatccatagagatgtatagatgattctagtgcccaaaagcccattttagcatggacatcgccattgaggactttcaccattttgaagtagtcaacttagtgggacttcctatgggttaaggaaggaatAACGAAATTATActtgtgagcaaacattccataactgcaggtggcagtaaatctcCAACCTtgactttatacctgttcaaacaacacactccaggtggcagtgtgcaccctttcagtttgtttaccaacttaTAGAAGTAGTAGAATAAGAAGAAAATcaactacttcaaaatggagatggcctcaatggcactTCCCGTGCTCTCACTGATGCaataatgggacagatacaacATTGTGATCTCTATACATCTGGATGGTTGCATCTGATGTCTCTCTTTTGTTATTACGTGTCCTCCTAGGTGAAGCCCACAGGAAAGCAAGTCCTGGTGCTCGGCCTTGAAGGGGCAGGGAAGACCAGCCTGCTGCACTGCTTTGCCACGGGGAGTCTGGAGCAGGACGTGACCCCAACACAGGGCTTTAACGCTGTGTCCATCAATAGGGAGGACTTGCAGATCGAGTTCCTAGAAAGTGAATGCAACCTGCACATAACAATGATGAGAGTACAGTAACTGCTAATTATCTGGATGACCATGATAAGAAGGAATGGGTCTCATTAGTGGAGTCCTTTATTCAAGCTGTTAAATATGAAAAATGTCAAATGAGTTCATCACTCAATATGCATTCATAGTATTATCTTGTGTTTCACAAATGTACAAACATGACTTCTATGATACCTTGTGGTGAagaatttatattaaaaaaaacatggcatatTTTGCAGTTGGCGGCACAGAGAACCTGCAGCCCTATTGGAAGAGGTACATGTGCAAGGCTATGGTGCTGGTGTTTGTGGTGGACTCCTCAGACGCCGCCCAGTTCCCTTTGGCTAAGAAGCATCTCCACGAGCTGCTAGAAACCGACCTTTACCTTCCCTTAGTGGTACTAGCCAACAAGCAGGTGAGACTGACACTGACATAAGACTCCCATCTCAAGTGTCTTTCCTTGATTCATCACGTCCTCTCTCCTGGCCTCCTCAAAACGCATTGAAAACGCAAAGGGGCGTAACCCTAGATCTTCTCCTCCAATGCATTTTAAGAACGAGATGAGGAGAAAGGAcatgaggaatcaaggaaagacaATTGAGAAAGAGCAAAGggttgcatctcaatagtcttgtGGGCATTTCCTTTCCTCGTcgcctctttttttttttttttttttcatccctATGAGATACTGCACCTGCTCCAGTGTCTTACCTCGGGTTTGTTCCGGTTATTCCTCCATCTCCAGGATAACCAAGGGGCCTGCAGTATCACAACACTCCATGAAGCCCTGTCCCTGGAGGAAGTGGGGGACCAGCGCAAGCTCTTCCTCATTGGCACCCATGTCAGGAAGGGGGACACGGAGGTGAACTCTGCTGTGCAGGACGCACGGGACCTGATCATTCAAATGGTGCAGGATGGTAGATAGACTCGCCATCTAGTCAtcagatacagatgtaggatcttaatttgatcactactatgttgctgagaattttcctgcagagcaggaaatgcaaacttgtagtgcatTTGCGTTTTAAAAAGGCTTATAAAGTTGGTAATTTCCACTTGAAATGtttgacttgatttgccctaatgaaaaagaTATCAActtctataaaaatgtataattataatccacataattattcacatttcctgttgctgcaggattattttcctggctcaaattaagattctacatctgtatgaATGACCCGCTGGCTGAGAGGGGATATCTTACTTTAATTTCACCCCTGTTCTGGCTTGCCGTCATTTGTTTTGATAGCACTAGTTACAAGCTCTATTGACAGACACCATGATAGTGAAAGGCCTCATTCACATTTGTAGAATGATGATGATTCCAGAGAAGCCAAAAGCTGGCAACGTGCTTATGGTCAAACTCATTCACTGGCAATAACATGAATTCATTAATTGCATTAGCACAAATGAACAAAAGCACAGAGTTGATAATATACTTGTTTTTCACATTCAGACACAATATTTCAAGGATGGTCTCAACATCCTTACCTATAGGGATTTAATTGATAATGCTTTGTGGTCATCAAAGATTCTTCTCTTAGTGCTATCTACAACTGTAGAGCACAATGTAGGTTACATGTTTAGAGTCAGTGCTGCTAGGTAGTATGTTGAAGACTCGTTCGAGGTACATAgaattatttttgttattttgcaTAATGAAAGTTAAGTATTGACTATATCGTCTTAAAGGGGAACTTGCTACATAGTTATATTTTCTTAAAACCAATTTGATGATTGTGTAACCAAAGCAATCCATCCAAATATTTATTTAGAAGCATTTTAAAAATGCCAAAGTACAATTTTTCATGTGTCTAGGCATGTTTATTTGGCTAACAATGTTTTGCCTTGGACTTAATTGAAGCTTTTACAGGAATAACTCTACATATCAGCACAAAAAGTGCTTCTCGTTTTCATGTTTAACACTGGTAAAACTACTGGTATAATCTTGAGTAATAAGCAGGTTTGAAGTGCACTACTGAACAATTCATTTGTATGCCATGACTATAACAGACCTCCAAACTATTTCTGTCATTTaagcataaaaaaaaaatacatttttttttgcaactatttttctgtttgtcACACCCAGTGATGTAAATAAAACCCCTTGTAAATGTCTGTGTGGCACAAAGTTTTGTATATAGGCTTATGGTGACATATAACTTATTTTTGGAGTTAAAATACAGCTAACCATAAATAATATAGTCATTCTTTGACCTCAGATATCACTTTTAATTTGACATCCTTTATCAGAAGTCTTGAGAAAGAAGATAGACTCACTCCGGTGTCAACCCGCCACActcaagtacagttgaagtcggaagtttacatacacttaggttggagtcattaaaactcgtttttcaaccactccacaaatttcttgttaacaaactatagttttggcaagtcagttagga
Coding sequences within it:
- the LOC115171356 gene encoding ADP-ribosylation factor-like protein 9 isoform X2: MPGVREAAVVGFTLAVTGGVGYVIWTFVSSGVKAKKAKPKPKQEPEKIEKDTRNETAQKVPERANQTPTVVVTEVKPTGKQVLVLGLEGAGKTSLLHCFATGSLEQDVTPTQGFNAVSINREDLQIEFLEIGGTENLQPYWKRYMCKAMVLVFVVDSSDAAQFPLAKKHLHELLETDLYLPLVVLANKQDNQGACSITTLHEALSLEEVGDQRKLFLIGTHVRKGDTEVNSAVQDARDLIIQMVQDGR
- the LOC115171356 gene encoding ADP-ribosylation factor-like protein 9 isoform X1; translated protein: MPGVREAAVVGFTLAVTGGVGYVIWTFVSSGVKAKKAKPKPKQEPEKIEKDTRNETAQKVPERANQTPTVVVTEVKPTGKQVLVLGLEGAGKTSLLHCFATGSLEQDVTPTQGFNAVSINREDLQIEFLEIGGTENLQPYWKRYMCKAMVLVFVVDSSDAAQFPLAKKHLHELLETDLYLPLVVLANKQILHLLQCLTSGLFRLFLHLQDNQGACSITTLHEALSLEEVGDQRKLFLIGTHVRKGDTEVNSAVQDARDLIIQMVQDGR